The Sporosarcina ureae genome includes a region encoding these proteins:
- a CDS encoding ABC transporter ATP-binding protein: MIRFDEVSKSYDMSRLAVDSVSLEIKRGEFLVVVGPSGCGKTTTLKMINRLIPLTKGTIWLDRKRISDYPIHELRWQIGYVLQQIALFPHMTIEENIAVVPELVGWKKKDIRARVTELLEMVGLDPEVYRKRKPHELSGGQQQRIGVVRALAADPDILLMDEPFSALDPISRSKLQDDLLDLQNRIQKTIVFVTHDLQEAFKLGDRVCIMNQGKIEQIATPQEILTKPASPFVREFTASAVARTFSIADHIEEIPTDLSLAFAIPIDTEWEPLLQFLASEDQVAIKQDEQIVGMVTRKGILQFLAEQSLKGGTSNE; this comes from the coding sequence ATGATTCGTTTCGACGAAGTATCAAAGAGTTATGATATGTCTCGCTTAGCCGTGGATTCAGTAAGTTTAGAAATTAAGCGAGGGGAGTTTCTCGTGGTAGTCGGACCGAGTGGTTGTGGGAAGACGACAACGCTTAAGATGATTAACCGACTGATCCCACTGACAAAAGGAACGATTTGGCTTGATCGTAAGCGGATCAGTGATTATCCGATCCATGAGCTTCGTTGGCAAATCGGGTATGTATTGCAGCAAATCGCACTGTTTCCACATATGACGATTGAGGAAAATATTGCAGTTGTCCCCGAACTGGTCGGTTGGAAAAAGAAAGACATCCGCGCACGCGTAACGGAATTACTTGAAATGGTCGGATTGGATCCCGAAGTATACCGCAAGCGTAAACCCCATGAATTATCAGGTGGCCAGCAACAAAGAATCGGTGTCGTGCGCGCACTCGCTGCAGACCCAGACATTCTATTAATGGATGAGCCATTCAGTGCACTAGACCCAATCAGTCGCTCAAAATTGCAAGATGATTTGTTAGACTTACAAAATCGGATCCAAAAAACGATTGTATTTGTCACACATGATTTACAGGAAGCATTTAAACTAGGTGATCGTGTCTGTATTATGAATCAGGGTAAGATTGAGCAAATTGCAACACCACAAGAGATCCTCACGAAACCTGCTTCACCATTCGTGCGCGAGTTTACCGCATCAGCTGTAGCACGCACATTTTCTATTGCGGATCATATAGAAGAAATTCCGACAGATCTGTCACTAGCTTTTGCCATCCCTATTGATACCGAATGGGAACCGCTCTTGCAATTCTTAGCTTCTGAAGATCAAGTAGCGATTAAACAAGATGAACAAATCGTTGGAATGGTTACCCGAAAAGGTATTCTACAATTTCTAGCAGAGCAGTCGCTGAAAGGAGGAACATCTAATGAATAA
- a CDS encoding CsbD family protein, with protein sequence MSNKDHGAEDKLKGIGNKIKGGVKDTVGDLTDDAKMQAEGKWDKAKGATQEKIGETKEHFSDDEAHPEK encoded by the coding sequence ATGAGTAACAAAGATCACGGTGCAGAAGATAAATTAAAAGGTATTGGTAACAAAATTAAAGGTGGCGTAAAAGATACTGTAGGCGATTTAACTGATGACGCTAAAATGCAAGCTGAAGGTAAATGGGACAAAGCAAAAGGCGCTACACAAGAGAAGATTGGTGAAACAAAAGAACATTTCAGTGATGACGAAGCACATCCTGAAAAATAA
- a CDS encoding alpha/beta hydrolase: MKSPFTFTHTKPANTEEKQPALFLLHGMGSHEGDLPQLVQEFKETHHIFSLRGPVVHEPGYAFFTIEEEGKPVREVFDKVLVYIQSFIREAIQEYNLDPERLTVVGFSQGAVLAQALGVTLIPSLHGVVALSGYVPDFVKSEYAIQSVENQHVFISHGDYDYVIPSQSGVENKEYFESLGADVTFKTYTDGHGVTPENQQDLVTFIRSL, encoded by the coding sequence ATGAAATCACCATTTACATTTACGCATACAAAGCCAGCGAATACAGAAGAAAAACAGCCTGCACTATTTTTACTTCATGGAATGGGGAGTCATGAAGGAGACCTTCCACAACTAGTTCAAGAATTTAAAGAAACTCATCATATTTTCAGCTTGAGGGGTCCTGTCGTTCACGAGCCAGGCTATGCATTTTTCACGATTGAAGAGGAAGGGAAACCGGTTCGTGAAGTATTCGATAAAGTACTTGTCTACATCCAATCATTCATTCGCGAAGCGATTCAGGAATACAATCTTGATCCTGAACGTTTAACAGTCGTAGGGTTTAGCCAGGGAGCCGTACTTGCACAAGCTCTAGGTGTAACATTGATCCCTTCCCTTCATGGAGTGGTGGCGCTTAGCGGGTACGTACCTGATTTCGTCAAGAGTGAATACGCCATACAGTCCGTGGAAAATCAACACGTATTCATTTCGCATGGAGACTATGATTATGTAATACCATCCCAATCAGGAGTGGAAAACAAGGAGTATTTCGAATCGCTTGGTGCAGATGTCACATTCAAGACATATACTGACGGACATGGTGTAACGCCAGAGAATCAACAAGACTTGGTGACATTTATTCGGTCGCTATAA
- a CDS encoding ABC transporter ATP-binding protein, protein MAAFIIDEVKKTFSNGEIEEEILKGVNLSLKEGEITALIGPSGSGKSTILTIAAGLQQASTGEIMFKGKDMTKMSQEEVRHIRATDFGFVFQSSHLVPFLTVGEQLQLMLDVSETKMSKKEQANAIDEMLTLVEMEHRKEAYPSSLSGGERQRVAIARAIIHRPKILFADEPTASLDTKRSKSVMELLQELTRTLHLTTLMVTHDEEMLPYVDRIITMRDGYIVE, encoded by the coding sequence ATGGCTGCCTTTATTATTGATGAAGTGAAAAAAACATTTTCTAATGGAGAAATTGAAGAAGAGATATTAAAAGGTGTGAATTTATCTTTAAAAGAAGGAGAAATTACGGCATTAATTGGTCCTTCAGGATCTGGTAAATCGACGATTCTAACCATCGCGGCAGGATTACAACAAGCATCAACTGGTGAAATTATGTTTAAAGGGAAAGACATGACGAAGATGAGTCAGGAAGAAGTTCGCCATATTCGAGCGACTGACTTCGGATTTGTTTTTCAGTCTTCTCACTTAGTCCCTTTTTTGACGGTAGGGGAGCAGCTACAGTTGATGCTTGACGTATCAGAAACGAAAATGAGTAAAAAGGAACAGGCTAATGCAATAGATGAGATGTTGACGTTAGTTGAAATGGAGCACCGCAAAGAGGCGTATCCTTCTTCTTTATCAGGAGGAGAGCGTCAACGCGTGGCGATTGCCCGCGCAATTATCCATCGTCCGAAAATCTTGTTTGCGGATGAACCAACTGCAAGTCTTGATACAAAACGCTCAAAAAGTGTGATGGAATTATTGCAGGAGCTCACACGTACATTACATTTGACGACATTGATGGTGACGCATGACGAAGAGATGCTACCGTATGTGGATCGGATCATTACAATGCGTGATGGGTATATAGTGGAGTAA
- a CDS encoding ABC transporter permease/substrate-binding protein, with protein MNNFLDVFQNRHGQLLEALIEHIQISLISLLIAVLIAVPLGIYLTNRRKIAESVIGVSAVLQTVPSLALLGLLIPLFGIGKIPAIIALVVYALLPILRNTYTGIKEVDPSLREAATAMGMNTRKRLMKVELPLAMPIIMAGIRTSMVLIVGTATLAALIGAGGLGDLILLGIDRNNPSLIVLGAIPAALLALFFDYLLKLFEGLSFRKAITAFTLFMIAAVLMIAAPFIGGNSKNEIVIGAKLGAEPEILINMYKSLIEDQTDLSVELKPGLGKTSFVFNALKSGSIDLYPEFTGTAISEFLKDEAVSNDRDEVYEQARKGLDEQFDMAFLTPMSFNNTYTLAVSKAFQEEYGLKTISDLAAVEKAVKAGFTLEFNDREDGYLGIQKLYGITFPSIQTMEPKLRYQAIEAGEINLMDAYSTDSELREYELTVLEDDKELFPPYQGAPLLRQETLEKYPELEEALNSLAGIVTDDEMREMNYQVNAEGAKAKKVAEAFLKEKGLLE; from the coding sequence ATGAATAACTTTTTAGATGTTTTCCAAAACAGACATGGTCAATTACTGGAAGCACTGATCGAACATATACAGATTTCATTAATTTCCTTATTAATTGCAGTGCTAATCGCAGTCCCACTAGGTATCTATTTGACAAATCGGCGGAAAATAGCGGAATCTGTCATTGGAGTCAGTGCCGTACTGCAGACGGTTCCTTCTCTTGCACTACTCGGCCTATTAATTCCCTTATTCGGTATTGGAAAAATACCCGCTATTATTGCGCTAGTAGTCTATGCATTGTTACCCATTTTACGCAATACATACACAGGCATTAAAGAAGTTGATCCTTCCCTGCGAGAAGCAGCCACTGCAATGGGAATGAATACACGAAAGCGGCTGATGAAAGTTGAATTACCACTTGCCATGCCGATTATTATGGCAGGTATTCGCACATCGATGGTACTGATCGTCGGCACTGCAACATTAGCTGCTTTGATTGGCGCGGGTGGTCTAGGTGATTTGATTTTACTTGGGATTGATCGTAATAATCCATCATTAATCGTACTAGGTGCTATACCTGCAGCGTTACTTGCATTATTCTTCGATTATTTGTTAAAGCTATTCGAAGGTCTTTCATTCAGGAAAGCTATTACCGCATTTACCCTATTCATGATTGCGGCTGTTTTGATGATTGCTGCACCATTCATAGGAGGTAACTCCAAAAATGAAATAGTCATCGGAGCCAAGCTTGGGGCAGAACCTGAGATCCTCATCAATATGTATAAATCATTAATTGAAGACCAAACCGACCTTTCCGTCGAATTAAAACCTGGACTCGGTAAAACTTCATTCGTCTTCAACGCGCTGAAATCAGGAAGTATCGATTTGTATCCCGAGTTTACAGGTACCGCTATATCCGAGTTCTTAAAGGATGAAGCTGTTAGTAACGACCGCGACGAAGTGTATGAGCAAGCACGAAAAGGACTCGACGAACAATTTGACATGGCGTTCCTGACACCGATGTCCTTCAACAATACGTACACACTCGCTGTCTCCAAAGCGTTCCAAGAAGAGTACGGACTGAAAACGATATCTGATCTGGCCGCAGTCGAGAAAGCTGTGAAGGCAGGTTTCACTCTCGAATTTAATGACCGTGAAGATGGATACCTAGGCATTCAGAAGCTTTATGGTATCACGTTCCCTTCTATCCAAACGATGGAGCCGAAGCTACGCTATCAGGCAATTGAAGCGGGTGAAATCAATTTAATGGATGCTTATTCGACAGATAGCGAGCTACGCGAATACGAATTGACAGTTCTCGAAGACGACAAAGAACTATTCCCTCCATATCAAGGCGCGCCATTGCTTCGTCAAGAAACACTGGAGAAGTATCCAGAGCTTGAGGAAGCATTAAATAGTCTTGCCGGAATCGTGACAGATGATGAAATGCGTGAAATGAATTATCAAGTGAACGCAGAAGGTGCCAAAGCGAAAAAAGTGGCAGAGGCATTTTTGAAAGAAAAAGGTTTATTGGAGTAG
- a CDS encoding ABC transporter permease, producing MKIAWKEMKKNKTRFLILGSIIFLVSFLTFIISGLANGLSQDNAALIKDLPQGQFYLNKDADKTYNLSKIDEGVQQQILIDNPEATAFSVQMGFVNDAEDKQHSLAFVTSTHSELFTNVKEGEIVLDRSLQEDGIQVGDVLTNNQFSGEFIVKGFVDQQKYSHAPVAFIDMTNYQEIYRVMEMQTIFIPGKDAPTLSALDSFSNKEFLHAIPSYSAEQMSLNMIVWFLVIISGMLFAIFFYMMNVQKIGLYGILKAIGMKTISLFKMIWYQMLVITALSLALSIALSQAFSLVAPDGMPFHLTMDTVLMLSAVFMVVGFIGATISGFQVKNIEPLQAIQQGEM from the coding sequence ATGAAAATCGCATGGAAAGAAATGAAGAAAAACAAAACTAGATTCTTGATTCTCGGGTCTATTATATTCCTCGTCAGCTTTTTGACATTTATTATTTCGGGACTGGCAAATGGGTTATCACAGGATAATGCAGCGCTTATTAAAGATTTACCACAAGGGCAATTTTATTTAAATAAAGATGCAGACAAGACGTATAATCTTTCGAAAATAGATGAGGGGGTTCAACAACAAATTCTCATAGACAATCCTGAGGCCACAGCATTTTCTGTTCAGATGGGATTTGTCAATGATGCGGAAGATAAACAGCACAGTCTGGCATTCGTTACTTCTACCCATTCAGAGCTATTCACAAACGTCAAAGAAGGGGAGATTGTTCTCGATCGTTCTTTGCAAGAAGATGGGATCCAAGTGGGGGATGTCTTAACGAATAATCAATTTAGTGGAGAATTCATCGTGAAAGGATTTGTTGATCAACAAAAATATAGTCACGCACCCGTTGCTTTCATTGACATGACGAACTATCAAGAAATCTATCGGGTGATGGAGATGCAGACGATTTTCATCCCGGGTAAAGATGCACCGACACTTAGTGCGTTAGATTCTTTTTCAAATAAAGAATTCTTACATGCCATTCCGAGTTATAGTGCAGAGCAAATGTCATTGAATATGATCGTCTGGTTTTTAGTCATTATTAGCGGGATGTTGTTTGCTATATTCTTCTATATGATGAACGTTCAGAAAATAGGGCTGTACGGCATATTGAAAGCGATTGGTATGAAGACGATTTCGTTATTCAAGATGATTTGGTATCAGATGTTAGTCATTACTGCTCTTTCACTCGCGTTGTCCATTGCACTCAGCCAAGCATTTAGCTTGGTTGCGCCTGACGGCATGCCGTTCCACTTAACAATGGATACCGTATTGATGCTATCCGCAGTGTTTATGGTGGTTGGGTTTATCGGTGCTACTATTTCAGGATTCCAAGTGAAAAATATTGAACCGCTTCAAGCGATTCAACAAGGAGAGATGTAA
- a CDS encoding EamA family transporter: MRMKLWMYPLLVVFGAACYGILSTIIKLAIHDGFTASEAVTSQYYTGFLLALIIFILVKRGIPTLRGSFPVLIAGLFTAITGTVYGKAIEYMPASLAVVLLFQFTWIGMLYECIGAKRLPKQSEVVSLVFLFGGTILAAGLIDVDVSGIPWQGWAWGLAAAFSFAAFVTANQKPVPGMDVVTRLFLMSFYAAIVITFFQSPEILWNGMLGDGLWMYGAILGVFGIVLPIFLFSIGVPKVGAGMSSILSAVELPVAIIASMLLLGERLTLLQFLGIFLVLFGMTWPAMLQRFAEKRRLRLRRVE; encoded by the coding sequence ATGCGGATGAAACTGTGGATGTATCCGTTGCTCGTTGTGTTTGGAGCTGCATGTTACGGAATTTTATCAACGATTATTAAATTGGCTATTCATGATGGCTTCACCGCTTCGGAAGCAGTGACGAGCCAATATTATACCGGATTTCTATTAGCACTTATTATTTTTATCCTAGTTAAACGTGGCATACCGACACTCCGCGGAAGCTTCCCCGTCTTAATCGCAGGATTATTCACGGCGATTACTGGAACAGTGTATGGAAAAGCCATTGAATATATGCCCGCTTCATTGGCAGTCGTATTACTTTTTCAATTTACATGGATTGGCATGCTTTATGAATGTATAGGGGCGAAGCGTTTGCCTAAACAATCTGAAGTGGTGTCGCTTGTATTTCTGTTTGGCGGAACGATTTTAGCTGCCGGATTGATCGATGTCGATGTGAGTGGAATTCCATGGCAAGGTTGGGCGTGGGGACTTGCTGCAGCGTTTAGTTTCGCGGCGTTTGTTACAGCGAATCAGAAGCCAGTGCCTGGTATGGATGTAGTGACGCGATTGTTCTTAATGTCATTTTACGCCGCAATTGTTATTACATTTTTCCAGTCTCCTGAAATTTTATGGAACGGGATGTTAGGTGATGGGTTGTGGATGTATGGTGCCATTTTAGGCGTGTTCGGCATCGTTCTGCCCATTTTCTTGTTTTCAATCGGAGTGCCGAAAGTCGGCGCGGGCATGTCTTCTATTTTAAGTGCTGTTGAGTTACCTGTCGCGATTATCGCTTCGATGCTGTTGCTTGGCGAAAGGTTAACGTTACTCCAGTTTCTCGGCATTTTCCTTGTGTTGTTCGGAATGACTTGGCCCGCTATGTTGCAACGTTTTGCAGAGAAGAGGAGATTGCGGTTAAGACGGGTGGAGTAA
- a CDS encoding general stress protein — MADKQYEGTFHSVDNVLYKITELEAKGFKKRHMSAVSNVRDDLKVLESDSNIEVIGIQEGSLWDHTRRLFNSKDEMLTIFIKMGFTKQEAKTFYNDLKEGGVALFVDQLTDEERAQSVDPHDSAQQQTDSGENLDGSSNEEVANPIPNSPRIGTDQL, encoded by the coding sequence ATGGCTGATAAACAATACGAGGGCACGTTTCATTCGGTAGACAATGTCCTTTATAAAATAACTGAGCTTGAAGCTAAGGGTTTTAAAAAACGTCATATGTCTGCAGTCTCTAATGTGCGGGATGATTTAAAAGTTTTGGAAAGTGATTCCAACATTGAAGTAATCGGTATTCAAGAGGGGTCTCTTTGGGATCACACACGTCGTCTGTTCAACAGTAAAGATGAAATGTTGACGATTTTCATTAAAATGGGTTTTACGAAACAAGAAGCCAAAACCTTCTACAATGATTTAAAAGAAGGGGGAGTCGCTTTGTTTGTTGATCAATTAACAGATGAAGAACGAGCGCAATCTGTGGATCCACATGATAGTGCCCAACAACAAACAGACAGTGGTGAAAACCTGGATGGGAGTTCGAATGAAGAAGTAGCTAACCCTATTCCCAATAGTCCGCGAATAGGTACAGATCAATTGTGA
- a CDS encoding DUF3243 domain-containing protein, whose product MKSKLESEVSHMGNEKKDQILQNFNHFKGYLADKVEKGENLGLSDEQLAKTTTFIADYLSRHEEPRNREQYLLQELWDSGSKEEQHSLAHMLLKMVRQA is encoded by the coding sequence ATGAAAAGTAAGTTGGAGTCTGAGGTTTCACATATGGGCAATGAGAAGAAAGATCAGATCTTGCAGAACTTCAATCATTTTAAAGGCTATCTAGCCGATAAAGTGGAAAAAGGTGAAAACCTTGGATTGAGTGATGAACAGTTAGCGAAAACAACTACATTCATTGCTGATTATTTGTCACGTCATGAAGAACCTCGAAACCGTGAACAATATTTATTACAGGAATTATGGGATTCAGGTTCTAAAGAAGAACAACACTCTTTGGCACATATGCTTCTAAAAATGGTGCGTCAAGCATAA